The genomic DNA taacatgtttaaatatttgtatgaacataacaagattcaacaactgagacataaactgaacaagttccacagatgtgactaacagaaatgaaataatgtgtccctgaacaaagggggggtcaaaagcaacagtcagtatctggtgtggcaaccagctgcattaagtactgcagtgcatctcctcctaatggactgcaccagatttgccagttcttgctgtgagatgttaccccactcttccaccaaggcacctgcaagttcccggacatttctagggggaatggccctggccctcaccctccgatccaacaggtcccagacgtgctcaatgggattgagatccaggctcttcgctggccatggcagaacactgacattcccgtCTTGCAGGAAATCGCGCACAGACCGAGCAAaatggctggtgacattgtcatgctggagggtcatgtcaggatgagcctgcaggaagggtaccacatgagggaggaggatgtcttccctgtgacgcacagcgttgagattgccttcaatgacaacaagctcaatccgatgatgctgtgacacaccgccccagatcatgacggaccctccacctccaaatcgatcccgcgccagagtacaggtctcggtgtaacgctcattccttcaacgataaacgcaaatcccaCCATcaccccggtgagacaaaaccgcgactcgtcattGAAGtgcacttttttccagtcctgtcaggtccagcgacggtgggtttgtgcccatagacaacgttgttgccagtgatgtctggtgagggaTTTGTTTCCCTCCTGTTGGTGGTAAACCTGACCATGTAATACACCTTGATTTGGAAAACATTTCCTTTAGAATTTCCAATTGGGTAAACTCCTAGACCGTTGAACCCCTTCAATTGCTTTACATTTCTACTGGTCTTAGTTGACAACGCAGTCAACTGAACTGGTCCACTAAAATCATTCAGTGACTACTTAATCAACACAACTTGATTTGGCTCAAAATAAAAAATTGTCACGGAGCTGGAACCAGCAGTAGAGGACGGAGTGGCCTTAAAGCTGTATGCTGCTGTGGTGCCAAACTGCTGCAGAACTTCACTTGGTAGTTTATGCTGGTAACAGGTATCACCAGCCAGCTTCAGTCCATACCGCACCAGGAGTATAGAGTTGAGAGtgtgcagtgacattctatttctTAACTTTGACTTAACCACACTCATTTGGCTAAACAGCCATTCAACCTCCGCATTTGAGTGTAGCAAGGAGAGGGCAGCGAGTGCAGCTTTGCGCAGTTCTTCAAATGGATTCGACCCGGAAGAGTCCGTGTAGTTATTGACTTCACTCCAAAACTATTTTCAGTTGAGTCCCACCTAAACAGATGGATGTTTCTCGATTGGGAAACAATTTTATCAATTGTTTGGGGCTGGTATCCCAGTAGCTCAGCTACTTTAATAATTTCAGTGGTGCCTTTATTGTGCTTTAGTGTTTCCTTAACACTGAACAAGGCCTTGTGCCAAAAGGCTTCAATGTTGTCTGGGAGCCTTGCTTGCAGCTCCTTGCTTAATGCAACAATGTAGTTGATGCACTGTCTCCGAATGacctttttgtcctctggcgcaAGACTGAGTTGGTACACCGTGCTCTCTAAAAGGTACTCAAGGTATGGTGATGGACTGAGATGTCCATCAATGACATCCTTCAGGACATCCATTTTTGCCATAGGGTTGACTACTCTGCTGCAAATTGATGTTAAGAGGTATACCAGATTGTCCTAAAGCTTGACAGGATCTGTTTGCTCTCCCTCAAATGACTTCACTGCAACTTGTACGTCAGACAGGATTGATTTCAAGAACGTCAGGTAGACATAGTTGGTCTTGTCCATGTATGTGGCATGGAGCACATCCGCCATGTAGTAATGCTCACTGGCCTTGGTCACCTCAAAGTGGagtttcagttcttcccactggCTCAATATACAAGTTACCGCAGGCTCAATCGATAGCCAACGTGTGGCACACACTTTGGTGATCTGCAGGGGTTTCTGGCCACAATTAATGGTAACATACACTGCTTTGTACGCCTCGTGCCGTTTTGGGGAAATCGAAAACCAGTTGTAGGTTTCCCTGAttaagtactcaacactcctagggataGTTTCTTTGGATGCTGCACTGACAGCCAATTGTAAAGAATGGCACACACAGCGGATGAGTACCGAATTGGGCAATGCACATTCTTCCTTTAAAATCTTGTGCACCCCAGTCATTACGGACGCATTATCAGTGCCAATACCCTGAATATTCTATTTTTTAAGGTTACACTTCTCAAGAAACTCAACTACCACCTTAACTATTGATCTGGCATCACCCCCCTCCAATATAACCAGCCGGAGAAATGTGGACACAACGGTTATTTTTTTAGCACTGAAATACTGAATCACCACATGCAGGTATTTCGAGACTCTGACATCAGTGGACTCATCCAAATGGAGACTGAACTTCTCATCCCTAACTTCTGATGTTACCCTTTTGAGAAAACAAGGAGCCAGTACTCCCCTAATAATTTCTGTGCACTTGGTGCGGTGCATTTGGAAGTTTGTTGCTGCCACAGAATCTGGGCAGCTTTGCAAGCCATACCTAAATGGTTGCATGCTTGCATCTAACAATGCTCCGCAATGGCCATTGCCATAGTAGCTTCTGCCCTTTTGTAGTCATCCACTTTCTTAACCAACTGTGGTAATGTAGACTGCGTTGTGGGGTTGTACGGTTTTGCTTTATTTATATGCTTTGCTGTAGCACAATGTTTTTGATGTCATACATTTTTGCAAGCATGTCTGATTTGCACTACGCACAGTATGCCCAAAAATCATCCCCAATTACTGGCTTCAGCCACCTTTTAATTAAATTCAGGTACAGACTCCTACTCTTTTCTGTACTTCTGGCTATACAATTTTGATTGAGccatgttgattgatgttgtaagttctgttcaagatcaaacatttgtgaccaactatattcattgtgTTTGTCTCGTCGAAagcatactactgctgctgcagtcagccaacaatgaCTTGCAATTTGCTGAAATTACTGCTGGCCTGTTGCTGCCTGTGCacgagctgagcgcctgctggtgacgtcactcacaatgcacttttgcagTCAGGCACGTGTGTTGTGACAGAGGAAATCGGatttgtgtcatttagagggaaaatgcaTTTTAGcgtttgagtcacttttcaaaagttgctaaaagttcaaaatacatttttaaaagtagctacATTTGTGGCTAGGTGCTGGTTGAAAAAAAATTGCCAGGGTActctgaaaagttgctaaatctagcaacaaaattgctaaatTGGTATCACTGCGCCCAGTTGTAAAGTCACATGACACACGTCCCTGATCACGTGACCGCAGCGTACAAAACACTCATCGTTCCTTTCTTTCTACTTGTGTTTACGACGTTCTTATACCTCAGTGGTTTATGGAGGAGATGGAATTCAACATGAACACATTGCTGGCAGCAGGGCTTCTACTGCTTTTCGCTATGCCCGGAGAACTTTACAGAATCCCTCCGCACGAGGAAGTCGCCAGGATGGCTAGATTCGTCGCCAACCAGTGCAACTGGGCTTCCATGGCCACAATATCGACCCATGAGCCAGTGCAAGGACAACCCTTCTCCAATGCGTTCTCTACCAGTGACGGACCAGTTGGGTCTGGGACTGGGGTGCCCTACATGTACCTCACCACTATGGAGATCTCTGTCCAGGATTTAAAGGTGGGTAGGACAATATTTCTGTCAATTGCAACGTAGGAAAGGTATGGATCACTGGTGCCAACAATGTCAAGACAATACAATAACGTAAAGTCGATGACAGATAAGGTTATTATTTGCATTATGTCACCTACTGCAAGGAAAAAGTCCTTGTTCCATTTGTAGTTGACACTTTATTTCCATTTAGAGCCATGACTGAAAGTTGTTAAATTATGCAACTCATTGGCCTATCATGAGTCAGTTGCTTTTGGGGAGTGACACAGCAGTTTTTTTGTAATGACGTCATATTTCAGTCTTATGTTGACTGTGGCAATGAATTGACAGCTCCTAGTCTGACCCAGCCAGCACCATGTATgccagtgtaacggatgtgaaacgctagcttaagttagcggtggtgcgcgctaaagtgtttcaatcggtgacgtcacttgctctgacagtatacacacacacacacaccttgaagtAGTacttccccttgctctgcaagggccgcggcttttgtggagcgatgggtgactgttgttgatgtgtgcagagggtccctggttcacgcccgggtatgggcgaggggatggtctaaagttatactgttacaccagtTTGACACACTCTTTGGGCTCAATTCAGTCAGATCACCATTAGCCAACATCCGCATGAACTTTGTTAGAGCTGTATTATTCACAAGCGGCTCCTGGCATATACCTAAAGCCATAGGCTAAACTTTTGACCTTTTCTCTAATAAATATGTGTGACGCCATTCAAAAGGGATGTGCTGAAGAGTAAGgagatactgactgactgactgactgtgtgtttcaggtgaACCCCCAGGCTTCCTTGTCCATGTCCCTGGCCCAGACAGACTTCTGTAAGAACCAAGGATACGACCCTCAGGATCCCCTTTGTGCCCACATCATCTTCTCTGGCTCTGTGCTGGAGGTGAGGGTTAatgacagacactcacacacacacaatcagtctcACTCACTTGCACAGTGTTTATCTTCATGAATCCTCACTGTTCTGTTTACCTGTATGTTTCTGACAGATTAACGGTACAGAGGCCACCTTTGCCAAGAAAGCCCTGTTCAGTCGCCACCCTGAGATGGTCGACTGGCCCACCGACCACAACTGGTTCTTTGCCAAGATGAACATCACCAAGGTGTGGGTTCTGGACTACTTTGGAGGGGTAAAGACAGTCACACCAGAAGACTACTTCAAGGCTACACCCTACAAGAGACACCACTGAGTGAGTAGCTATTGATGCTTTTCTCTTGCCTCTgaggccctgtccagaaacaacccctagcctcTGACACTGGATCAGTGACTAGGGGTTTCACTGCCTCGTGCAAATAATCTTAGGATGCACTTTTGTGGAGTGCACCTCTGAAACAGAGCCTGATTGGTCAGATGTCATGGAGTTTGATCAATGTGTCATCGATATGGTTTATTGTCAGGAATGAAAGTGATGAATAGCACTAGGTGCACGTGACAAAAATGTACTGAGTCACTGTTTTAGTTTACAGTGGCTTCAGAACAGCTGACCGTTGTATTTCTGTCTTGTGATTCTTTTAGGAGGACACCACAGCCAGTTTGATGAGGAGGAATCCTAAGTGTTTCATAGTGAGCTAGAGGGCAGGGGAGGATGGACCCAATATTTGGAACAATTAagactttttttattttcttccccCAACTCAATTTGCTCAATAATGGTCATTTGCTGAATTCCAAATAATGTAATATCTACTGGGGTGTCTGTGGGGGAAG from Oncorhynchus clarkii lewisi isolate Uvic-CL-2024 chromosome 7, UVic_Ocla_1.0, whole genome shotgun sequence includes the following:
- the LOC139412845 gene encoding protein CREG1-like; translation: MEEMEFNMNTLLAAGLLLLFAMPGELYRIPPHEEVARMARFVANQCNWASMATISTHEPVQGQPFSNAFSTSDGPVGSGTGVPYMYLTTMEISVQDLKVNPQASLSMSLAQTDFCKNQGYDPQDPLCAHIIFSGSVLEINGTEATFAKKALFSRHPEMVDWPTDHNWFFAKMNITKVWVLDYFGGVKTVTPEDYFKATPYKRHH